In the Pocillopora verrucosa isolate sample1 chromosome 4, ASM3666991v2, whole genome shotgun sequence genome, TGTTTGCCTCGCACTTTTTTTAGCTTCTCAGATGTTTAAATTACTCAAGCATTCACCAAAAGGATGTTAGCGCGGATTAGTTTGTTCGAGAAATCAATTAAAGATTCGAAACGCACTCCATCAGTGTCCGCTGAAATTATCAGTGCCGAGTTTCAAATTGGACCCGTTTCGTAAAAATAAGGCAGTAGTCGTTACCCTGAAATCTTCAGCCGACTGTTTGCTAGTTCAAAATGAGACTTTGGAAACTTCAAGATATCAAAAAACTGGAAGTATTTCAAATGTACGATACACTTTACCAAGTCTCGTTCAAGATACACGATACACTTTACTACGTTTCGTTCAAGATTCAAAAGTATAGTTTCCTGAACACATTACCAGCTAGCTAGTTTCCGCACCATTCTAAGAATATCAAAACCGCGAGACCTTAATCTAATTTTCAGATTAAAAGAGAGTATCATATAAGAACTCAACACTAGCTGGTGGACAGTGAAACGTATTATAACACTGACATACGTTTGAAAGTCACTTATTTGCTACCATTGGTAAAAATCATTGTACGAAACACTATTTCATTTAAGGTTAGCCTGGTTGCACTCTACAAAAGCTAAAAGCGAATACATTATATCATCCTAAGAACTGGTAGAAAAAAGACTATTTCACACAGGCGTAGCCTGGTGTAACTATAATATAAGACAGAGGAATCTCACCAAATATATTGAACTTTTTCCAGCCAACAGTTGACTTTTCTAGTTCTAGTCATCAAAACACTACTTTGTTCAGACTTAGCTTAGCTATACTTAACAAAATCAAAACGACTACAAAATATTGCTGCAGATTTTTTTGGTTGAAGATCAGTCTTTGCTCTATCCATATGTTGGGCAATTAATCGGTGactaactattttttttttttttttaaaggaaaaaattttccttgtcatttttcaCATAGAATACAAGTATATATTCTAGGAAAGTTTTGGCCCGCTGATATACACACAAAAGGCACTAGGCCAACAACCGCAATTAAACATGTTCATTACCAAACAAGGAACGTATGCGTGCCAATCGTCAGAACAGTAAAGAGTCCACAAAGATGAAATACCACAGGCATACTGTGCTTGACCTAGATTAACTCAAAGAATTGGAGATTTTCGAGCGTGACCTAAGCAGAGTAACAGAAAATCATTATATGTAATGTTATACATGACAGCTATAAGAACAACTGATTGCCCAATACAAAACAAATGTGGCTAATAATTCCTGAAGCATATCCTGTGAAAAATTTTCAGAGTCTTATTGAGGTAAATCTCAGGCTTTCTTCAACTACTGAGCAAAATTTTAGGGTTCTTGAGCAGAAAAGTGTGATCACGCGTACTCTCTGGGCAGGTATGCTAACACATTACAAGATGGACTTATCCAAGCCCATCGGGTACTGCTGGACCATTACTCACGAGAAAGGTATCAACTCGCCTTTTTAAATGGTTCAAACCACGTTGAAACATATGATTTAGGTCACCAAGAGCACGACGAAGAAGCAATATATTTTCTTCATGAGTGGAGAGGACTACGCGTTGGTTCTTGACTTCATCAACTACATCTCGCAtttcattcttcattttttcctcCAGGAATCTTCGCAATTCTTCCAACTTCAAATGGAACTGATCAATTGCCGTCTCCATCCGCTCTTCGCGAGAGCCCATGTGTTTCAGTCGGGAACCTTGGTCGGCCTGTTTCTTTTCAACTTTCTCGGTGCGTTGACAAATTCCTTTCATCAGCTCTTTTAAATCCCGTATTTCCTTCTCCATCTTCTCCAGTTGATGATTCGTTTCCTTTACCATCTGTGAATGGAACTGGTCATTCGTTTTCTCTATCTCCTCCATACGAGAACTCATCTTATCCAACTGTAAAGCGTATTCGGCCACCTTCATCTCGTTTCCCTCGACAcgtttatcaatttcttttaacagtTCCTTTGCGCTTGGCATTTCTCGCTCTATGTTCTCCTTTGgataatctttttcttttacctttgaATGGAGCTGGGCCATTGTCTTCTCTCTCTCCTCTTGACGAAAATTCAGCTCGTCCAACTGTAAAGCGAGCTCGCCTACCTTCCTCTCTATTGTCTCAAAACGTCTATCGGTTTTTCTCTCTGTGTCTATGTTCTCTTTTAGACGATGCACTTCTTTTACCTGCTGGAGCTCGGCAGCCGTTACCTCCACCCTCTCTTTACTACAACACGATTCTTTCGAATATGAATAACTGTCCTTGGCTACCTTCTTCTCCGTTTTCTCGCCACCGCTATCTGCTTCTTTTAACTGCGCGTGGTCCTGCAAATGATCCTCGTCCACCGCCTTAATTTCACCCTTACCTTTCAACTGTGAGTGGCACTGGGTCATTTCGTTTTCTGGCGTCTTCCGAAGTTGGGCCATTTTTCCAGCTTGCCTAGTGGTCTTCTGATCTTTCTGTCTGTAATGATCCCTTTCTTGTAGTTGTGATGCAAGCTGATCTATCTCCTTctgcaatttttgtttgaagattTCTTCTTCCTCTAATTGCAATTCGAGCTTGTGGATTTTCTCCTGCAACTTTTGCTTGAATATTGCATCTTCTTCATGACGTGTGCACTGAGGTATCAAGTTTTCAAGGTACGCTAATCTTCTTTCAAGCTTCATAATGTACCTTCCCTCAAGACTATCACTTTCGAACCGGGTTGGTATCTCAGAAGAACTTGTGTCAGCGACCACTTCGGTTTTTGAAGAGGCTACTACACTAGAGGGTGTGCTCTTAATTTTGACTTCCtctttttctgttccttttcttAAGCCAAGTGCTGTTTGTAAGCGGTTGACAGCTAGAACCTaggaaatataaagaaaacagtatagagaatatgcatgatGATGTTGGAGTGTAAAGGATCAAATCAGAGTTTGCAATATTAAATGTTGGTAAAAATAAACTTAGCTGGGTGCAACAGTTACGAAACACTGAAATGTGTCCGGCGATgttttgaagacatttta is a window encoding:
- the LOC131777403 gene encoding golgin subfamily A member 6-like protein 22 — encoded protein: MEETSALTSRFTREESFEEKKGLAEEKCTGQDDNNDMVTADSNNEEETKDDNLRSLKNSHLEGISPQTGPIEDEKGFDQRENASKQFNEVLAVNRLQTALGLRKGTEKEEVKIKSTPSSVVASSKTEVVADTSSSEIPTRFESDSLEGRYIMKLERRLAYLENLIPQCTRHEEDAIFKQKLQEKIHKLELQLEEEEIFKQKLQKEIDQLASQLQERDHYRQKDQKTTRQAGKMAQLRKTPENEMTQCHSQLKGKGEIKAVDEDHLQDHAQLKEADSGGEKTEKKVAKDSYSYSKESCCSKERVEVTAAELQQVKEVHRLKENIDTERKTDRRFETIERKVGELALQLDELNFRQEEREKTMAQLHSKVKEKDYPKENIEREMPSAKELLKEIDKRVEGNEMKVAEYALQLDKMSSRMEEIEKTNDQFHSQMVKETNHQLEKMEKEIRDLKELMKGICQRTEKVEKKQADQGSRLKHMGSREERMETAIDQFHLKLEELRRFLEEKMKNEMRDVVDEVKNQRVVLSTHEENILLLRRALGDLNHMFQRGLNHLKRRVDTFLVSNGPAVPDGLG